Proteins from one Sphingopyxis terrae subsp. terrae NBRC 15098 genomic window:
- a CDS encoding type 1 glutamine amidotransferase domain-containing protein: MPNAAALSGRQILIMATDGFEQSELEVPLKQLEEAGADLSIASLGTDDIRGWDGDDWGDKVAVDCLIKDVEVEDYDALVLPGGQINPDLLRVEDAAIDLIRAFAKAGKPIAAICHAPWLLIEAGLAEGRRMTGYKSIRTDIGNAGARLLDEAVVVDRGIITSRCPDDLDAFCAAIVEAVADSRVAT; this comes from the coding sequence ATGCCGAACGCCGCAGCGCTCAGCGGCCGCCAGATATTGATCATGGCGACCGATGGTTTCGAACAATCCGAACTCGAAGTGCCGTTGAAGCAGCTTGAGGAGGCAGGCGCCGACCTAAGCATCGCCTCGCTGGGGACGGACGATATTCGTGGCTGGGACGGCGACGACTGGGGCGACAAGGTCGCGGTCGATTGTCTGATCAAGGACGTCGAGGTGGAGGATTATGACGCGCTGGTGCTCCCCGGCGGGCAGATCAATCCCGATCTGCTGCGCGTAGAGGACGCGGCGATCGACCTCATCCGCGCCTTCGCCAAGGCGGGTAAGCCGATTGCCGCCATCTGCCATGCGCCATGGCTTCTGATCGAGGCCGGACTGGCCGAAGGTCGTCGGATGACCGGTTACAAATCGATCCGCACCGACATCGGCAATGCCGGTGCAAGGCTGCTCGACGAAGCCGTGGTTGTCGATCGCGGGATCATCACCAGCCGCTGCCCCGACGACCTCGACGCCTTTTGCGCTGCGATCGTCGAAGCAGTCGCCGACAGCCGCGTCGCCACCTAA
- the rplM gene encoding 50S ribosomal protein L13 — protein MKALTKTTQSANAGTVEKKWVLIDADGLVVGRVASIIANILRGKHKPSFTPHVDCGDNVIVINAEKVKFTGKKLSDKVYYKHTGYAGGIKEVTAQKVLEGRFPERVLEKAIERMIPRGPLGRQQMRNLRIFAGSEHPHEGQSPEVIDVASMNRKNKVGA, from the coding sequence ATGAAGGCGCTGACCAAGACGACCCAGTCGGCGAACGCCGGTACGGTCGAGAAGAAATGGGTGCTGATCGACGCCGACGGCCTGGTTGTTGGCCGCGTCGCTTCGATCATCGCCAATATCCTGCGCGGCAAGCACAAGCCGAGCTTTACCCCCCACGTCGATTGCGGTGACAATGTCATCGTCATTAACGCCGAAAAGGTGAAGTTCACCGGCAAGAAGCTGTCCGACAAGGTCTATTACAAGCACACCGGCTATGCCGGCGGCATCAAGGAAGTCACCGCCCAGAAGGTTCTGGAAGGCCGCTTCCCCGAGCGCGTGCTCGAAAAGGCGATCGAACGCATGATCCCGCGCGGCCCGCTCGGCCGCCAGCAGATGCGCAACCTGCGCATTTTCGCCGGCAGCGAACATCCGCACGAAGGGCAGAGCCCCGAAGTGATCGACGTCGCGTCGATGAACCGCAAGAACAAGGTGGGTGCATAA
- the rpsI gene encoding 30S ribosomal protein S9 — protein sequence MADEQTMTDLKDLAGAVEGTVAPAAPTAPLREKQVDKQGRAYATGRRKDAVARVWVKPGTGKITVNGRDQEVYFARPTLRLVINQPFGLTERAGQYDVVATVKGGGLSGQAGAVLHGIAQALTRFEPALRGTVKAAGFLTRDSRAVERKKYGKAKARRSFQFSKR from the coding sequence ATGGCTGACGAACAGACCATGACCGATCTCAAGGATCTCGCCGGCGCCGTCGAAGGCACCGTCGCTCCGGCCGCTCCGACGGCTCCGCTCCGCGAAAAGCAGGTCGACAAGCAGGGCCGCGCTTATGCGACCGGCCGCCGCAAGGACGCCGTCGCCCGCGTGTGGGTCAAGCCCGGCACGGGCAAGATCACCGTCAACGGCCGCGACCAGGAAGTCTATTTCGCGCGCCCGACGCTGCGCCTCGTCATCAACCAGCCCTTCGGTCTGACCGAACGCGCCGGCCAGTATGACGTCGTCGCGACCGTCAAGGGCGGCGGCCTCTCGGGTCAGGCAGGCGCCGTTCTGCACGGCATCGCGCAGGCGCTGACCCGCTTCGAACCGGCGCTTCGCGGCACGGTCAAGGCGGCCGGCTTCCTGACTCGCGACAGCCGCGCGGTCGAGCGTAAGAAGTACGGCAAGGCGAAGGCCCGCCGCAGCTTCCAGTTCTCGAAGCGCTAA
- a CDS encoding phosphotransferase family protein: MRFPTAPEAMTADWIADKLGQPQGALIGFSAAAIGTGQMCDSFRLTLDWSDGTGLPPTIVAKCPSHDEASRNIAALTATYVKEVSWYRELAAGSGVAAPHCYHADIADNDVDFILLLSDLAPARQGDQLAGLGLAGLAPCIDAAAGLHALLWNDVRADALPWLNRDTSQIVRALFPGLYEGFRERYAGRLDRDALDLGAGIVDRLDAYLTRTPAARTIVHGDLRIDNILFAPDGARCWLVDWQTLGRGSGATDIAYLVGTSIADPAERAAADRAAFDAWISALRARGVEPDEAELWDDYRVGALSGYFMAVFASMNVERTERGDEMFAVMAERPARQAIALGSLDLL; this comes from the coding sequence ATGAGATTTCCGACCGCGCCGGAGGCAATGACGGCCGACTGGATCGCCGACAAGCTGGGTCAGCCCCAGGGCGCGCTCATAGGCTTTAGCGCTGCCGCCATCGGCACCGGGCAGATGTGCGACAGCTTTCGTCTGACGCTCGATTGGTCGGACGGCACCGGGCTGCCACCAACGATCGTCGCCAAATGCCCGAGCCATGACGAGGCAAGCCGCAATATCGCGGCGCTCACCGCCACCTATGTCAAGGAAGTGAGCTGGTATCGTGAACTGGCAGCGGGCAGCGGCGTCGCGGCGCCGCACTGCTACCATGCCGATATTGCGGACAATGACGTCGACTTCATCCTGCTCCTCTCCGACCTCGCGCCGGCGCGGCAGGGCGACCAGCTCGCCGGCCTCGGTCTTGCCGGGCTCGCGCCGTGCATCGACGCCGCGGCGGGGCTGCATGCGCTGTTATGGAACGACGTCCGCGCGGATGCGCTGCCATGGCTGAACCGCGACACGAGCCAAATCGTCCGCGCGCTGTTTCCCGGACTCTATGAGGGGTTTCGCGAGCGCTACGCGGGTCGGCTCGACCGCGACGCGCTCGATCTCGGCGCCGGGATCGTCGATCGTCTCGACGCCTATCTGACCCGCACGCCGGCCGCGCGCACGATCGTTCACGGCGACCTGCGCATCGACAATATCCTCTTCGCCCCCGACGGAGCGCGTTGCTGGCTGGTCGACTGGCAGACATTGGGCCGTGGCAGCGGCGCGACCGACATCGCCTATCTGGTGGGGACGAGCATCGCCGATCCCGCCGAACGCGCGGCCGCCGATCGCGCCGCCTTCGACGCCTGGATCTCTGCGCTGCGCGCGCGCGGCGTGGAACCCGACGAGGCGGAATTGTGGGACGATTACCGCGTCGGCGCGCTCAGCGGATATTTCATGGCGGTGTTCGCGTCGATGAACGTCGAACGCACCGAACGCGGCGACGAAATGTTCGCGGTGATGGCCGAGCGCCCCGCGCGGCAGGCGATTGCGCTGGGCAGCCTCGATCTCCTTTAG
- a CDS encoding metallophosphoesterase family protein, with protein sequence MRLFHISDLHFGLEDRDALAWFRECVRREQPDAVLITGDLTMRARSREFAAACDWIMSLDLPVTVEVGNHDLPYFNPVARFLHPYRRIRRIEALVERELDFRNLAVVPLKTTARAQWRLDWSKGWVTRKALARTLAAIDALPRGTQILVTAHHPLTEAGTKGRALTRGGGAALAALADRGVAAVLTGHVHDAFDLIADTPAGPIRMIGAGTLSRRIRSTPPSFNELRISGGEISVRVRNLARVPTPDMLIDAIPPDARPPREPGEPIAPVGAVPPTDPPVH encoded by the coding sequence ATGCGCCTCTTCCATATCAGCGACCTGCACTTCGGTCTTGAAGATCGCGACGCGCTCGCCTGGTTCCGCGAATGCGTCCGCCGCGAACAACCCGACGCGGTGTTGATAACCGGTGATCTGACGATGCGGGCGCGGAGTCGCGAGTTCGCCGCCGCCTGCGACTGGATCATGTCACTCGACCTCCCCGTGACGGTCGAAGTCGGCAACCACGACCTGCCTTATTTCAACCCCGTCGCGCGATTCCTGCACCCCTATCGCCGGATTCGGCGGATCGAGGCGCTGGTCGAACGCGAGCTCGACTTTCGCAATCTGGCCGTCGTTCCGCTGAAAACCACGGCGCGGGCGCAATGGCGGCTCGATTGGTCGAAAGGCTGGGTGACGCGCAAGGCGCTTGCCCGCACACTCGCCGCGATCGATGCGCTGCCGCGCGGAACGCAGATACTGGTAACGGCACACCACCCGCTCACCGAAGCGGGGACCAAGGGGCGCGCGCTGACCCGCGGCGGCGGGGCGGCTCTTGCCGCCCTTGCCGATCGCGGCGTCGCCGCCGTACTGACCGGCCATGTCCATGACGCCTTCGATCTGATCGCCGACACCCCCGCAGGCCCCATCCGCATGATCGGCGCCGGCACCCTGTCGCGCCGGATCCGGTCGACGCCGCCGAGCTTCAACGAATTGCGTATCAGCGGCGGCGAAATTTCGGTCCGCGTCCGCAATCTGGCGCGGGTGCCGACTCCCGACATGCTGATCGACGCCATACCGCCCGACGCACGGCCGCCACGCGAACCCGGCGAGCCCATTGCACCCGTCGGCGCGGTGCCGCCGACCGATCCGCCCGTCCATTGA
- a CDS encoding nucleotidyltransferase family protein, with amino-acid sequence MTAPTPGPISAIVLAGSRPGADPLLIGSGVSTKALLPVGGRPMLAHVIAALRAAPEVGAIRVLAQNSAELAREPMLAAVSDLHFADSGQGISASLAAALPEGDAPVLVTTADNVLLTPAIIAEFLAGAAGSDVAVAMVERRALLARYPESRRTWLKFRRGWWSGANLFRLRGQRVLPLLDFWGRIERDRKKGLKIVAAFGPWLLAGALLRLFTIQGGVARAGRRFGLTARVVPMSDAEACIDADKPSDVTLIERILAQRG; translated from the coding sequence ATGACAGCTCCGACGCCCGGTCCGATTTCTGCCATCGTCCTCGCCGGAAGCCGCCCCGGTGCCGACCCGCTGCTGATCGGCAGCGGCGTATCGACCAAGGCGCTGCTGCCGGTCGGCGGACGGCCGATGCTTGCCCATGTCATCGCCGCGCTGCGTGCCGCGCCCGAGGTGGGCGCGATCCGGGTGCTCGCGCAGAACAGCGCCGAACTGGCGCGCGAGCCCATGTTGGCGGCCGTGTCCGACCTGCACTTTGCCGATTCGGGACAGGGGATCAGCGCTTCGCTCGCTGCTGCGCTGCCCGAAGGCGACGCGCCGGTGCTGGTGACGACGGCCGACAATGTGCTGCTGACGCCCGCGATTATCGCCGAATTCCTCGCCGGCGCAGCGGGCAGCGATGTCGCAGTTGCGATGGTCGAGCGGCGCGCGCTGCTCGCGCGCTACCCCGAATCGCGGCGGACCTGGCTCAAATTTCGTCGCGGCTGGTGGTCGGGCGCCAATCTCTTTCGCCTGCGCGGGCAGCGCGTGCTGCCGCTGCTCGACTTTTGGGGACGGATCGAACGCGACCGCAAGAAGGGGCTGAAGATCGTTGCCGCCTTCGGACCGTGGCTGCTCGCGGGGGCTTTGCTGCGGCTGTTCACGATCCAGGGCGGCGTCGCCCGCGCCGGGCGCCGCTTCGGCCTCACCGCGCGCGTGGTGCCGATGTCCGACGCCGAAGCCTGTATCGACGCCGACAAGCCGTCGGACGTGACGCTGATTGAACGCATTCTGGCCCAGCGCGGCTAG
- a CDS encoding diacylglycerol/lipid kinase family protein, with amino-acid sequence MTSPFSRPALICNDRSGSYDESIHRQLIDACAAAGARVAASFVLPKDDLPDAAALRASDIDLLIVWTGDGTINAAATGCEGWHGPLLPLPGGTLNLLSKQLHGDHPAPTILERALASGGRCAPVPTIRSAAREAFITVVAGPATRWAEVRETMRSQGLIEASREAPDALEEMLNAPGVQVAGSGAVYPAIILTPTRDGITADGIVADATGDVLRHGLAWLGGDFRDGPHERVATAETIILQSDRIIALEYDGELAEIPSPARFSIGQSAIDFIATA; translated from the coding sequence ATGACCAGCCCCTTTTCGCGCCCCGCCCTGATCTGCAACGACCGGAGCGGCAGCTATGACGAGAGCATCCACCGCCAATTGATTGACGCGTGCGCAGCCGCAGGCGCGCGCGTCGCGGCAAGCTTCGTCCTGCCGAAGGACGATCTGCCCGACGCGGCGGCGCTGCGCGCAAGCGACATCGACCTGCTGATCGTGTGGACCGGCGACGGGACGATCAATGCCGCCGCGACCGGTTGCGAAGGCTGGCACGGCCCGCTGCTGCCGCTGCCCGGCGGGACGCTGAACCTCCTGTCGAAACAATTGCATGGCGACCATCCGGCTCCCACGATTCTGGAGCGCGCGCTAGCGAGCGGCGGGCGATGCGCGCCGGTCCCGACCATCCGATCGGCGGCGCGAGAAGCGTTCATCACCGTCGTTGCGGGGCCGGCAACACGCTGGGCCGAGGTCCGCGAAACGATGCGCAGCCAAGGGCTGATCGAGGCGAGCCGCGAAGCGCCCGATGCGCTCGAGGAAATGCTCAACGCCCCCGGGGTGCAGGTGGCGGGATCGGGCGCCGTCTATCCAGCGATCATCCTGACCCCGACCCGTGACGGCATTACCGCCGACGGCATAGTGGCGGACGCCACGGGCGATGTGCTGCGCCACGGGCTCGCATGGCTCGGCGGCGATTTTCGCGATGGTCCGCACGAGCGCGTTGCGACCGCGGAAACGATCATCCTCCAAAGCGATCGCATCATCGCGCTCGAATATGACGGCGAACTGGCCGAAATCCCCTCGCCGGCCCGCTTCTCGATCGGGCAGAGCGCGATCGACTTCATCGCGACCGCCTGA
- a CDS encoding glycosyltransferase, which translates to MNDDAADGNRPWLSILMPVFNVAPCLAETLASIAAQLPAAGVELLLLDDRSNDGSDAIGARICAEIGPAASLHRQAENGGVAAARNRLLNLARGDYVWFIDADDVLLPGAIAALHAIVMRDAPDLVLCDYRKRGRDEAAFTGTARRIVTDREALLYGLFARRRMHLWTKIARRNLWHDLRFPPLACFEDMAVVPHLFLTVRSHYYEPAPWIDYRVREGSLTGLATRTAGHFDTAGNDALTAVLADIMAAVTAGLPAMHDDMRYCLAQFCAKEYTKIGWRLVSTRAGQLPWQALRRELRRYRDLTEAASPMPFAALLRTHRQHHKFGRWFVLALFVRLAA; encoded by the coding sequence GTGAACGACGATGCGGCGGACGGCAACAGGCCATGGCTCAGCATTCTCATGCCAGTCTTCAACGTCGCGCCCTGTCTGGCCGAAACGCTTGCCTCGATCGCCGCGCAGCTTCCGGCGGCGGGAGTGGAACTGCTGCTTCTGGACGATCGGTCGAACGACGGATCGGACGCGATCGGCGCGCGGATCTGTGCTGAGATCGGACCGGCGGCAAGCTTGCATCGGCAGGCGGAAAACGGCGGGGTCGCCGCAGCGCGCAATCGCCTGCTCAACTTGGCGAGGGGCGATTATGTCTGGTTCATCGATGCCGACGACGTGCTGCTTCCTGGCGCGATCGCCGCGCTACACGCGATCGTCATGCGCGATGCACCCGATCTGGTCCTCTGCGATTATCGCAAACGGGGCCGCGACGAGGCGGCTTTCACGGGAACTGCGCGCCGCATCGTGACTGACCGCGAAGCGTTGCTTTATGGCCTGTTCGCTCGCCGCCGGATGCATTTATGGACCAAGATCGCGCGCCGCAACCTATGGCATGATCTGCGCTTTCCGCCCCTCGCCTGCTTTGAGGATATGGCAGTCGTCCCGCATCTGTTCTTGACGGTGCGCAGTCATTATTACGAGCCCGCGCCGTGGATCGACTACCGTGTGCGGGAGGGCAGCCTGACCGGGCTCGCGACCCGTACGGCAGGACATTTCGACACGGCTGGCAATGACGCGCTGACAGCGGTTCTGGCGGACATCATGGCGGCGGTGACGGCCGGTCTGCCCGCCATGCACGATGACATGCGCTACTGCCTCGCCCAATTTTGCGCGAAGGAATATACGAAAATCGGCTGGCGTCTCGTCAGCACGCGCGCCGGCCAGCTTCCGTGGCAGGCGCTGCGCCGCGAGCTGCGACGCTACCGCGATCTCACCGAGGCGGCCTCGCCGATGCCTTTCGCTGCGCTGCTCCGCACGCACCGACAGCACCACAAATTCGGGCGCTGGTTCGTTCTGGCCCTGTTTGTGCGTCTGGCCGCATAG
- a CDS encoding lipopolysaccharide biosynthesis protein: MEPAPPPADRRPLFYRTWIGKGIAAVRRLGAPAADTGDQGPFRRIMTHLSWILGGKGYGAILSLFYLAIVTRGLGPAAYGSFALILSSTLVLQAILNFNIWQVLVKYGQEHIHSGDHPALARLIRFCTAVDLAMALLGIGAAALILWLGRGLLGMPAELVWTAFAYVVLFMLSIRNVPRGILRLHSEFSQTFLAEAVVPTLKTLGAVVAFLTHPSLEIFLIVWAGSEMASTLVFWWLANRSCRRAYGRPDGRHWWRVWRDNKGLPELMVASNFGTMAYTVAQQLPVLLVGSFAGATEAGIYRLAHQLTQSITIMAGFIGLASYTEMTNIYVKQGLRGVASLYVRLTLIALGLFLLLAPAIVLLGKPLLLLMSGPAFLGAYPFLLVLGLAACLQMATVSCEPMLMAAGRSRLIIGIRLAGTATLIAAIYLMLPEMGAIGAAWSKVLAETVTLLLLFGASFLVLRESRMPS; the protein is encoded by the coding sequence ATGGAACCCGCTCCGCCCCCGGCCGACCGCCGGCCACTCTTCTATCGGACCTGGATCGGTAAGGGTATTGCGGCGGTACGGCGCCTCGGCGCGCCCGCTGCAGACACGGGCGACCAGGGACCTTTCCGGCGCATCATGACCCACCTGAGCTGGATTCTCGGCGGCAAGGGTTATGGCGCAATCCTCAGCCTCTTCTACCTTGCGATCGTCACGCGCGGCCTGGGGCCGGCCGCTTATGGTTCCTTTGCCCTGATCCTCAGTTCGACGCTGGTCCTGCAGGCGATCCTCAATTTCAACATCTGGCAGGTGCTGGTCAAATATGGCCAGGAACATATCCACAGCGGCGATCATCCGGCCCTGGCGCGCCTCATCCGCTTTTGCACCGCGGTCGATCTGGCGATGGCGCTGCTCGGCATTGGCGCGGCGGCGCTGATCCTCTGGCTGGGGCGGGGGTTGCTGGGCATGCCGGCCGAGCTCGTCTGGACGGCGTTCGCCTATGTCGTGCTGTTCATGCTTTCGATCCGCAACGTGCCGCGCGGGATATTGCGGCTTCACTCCGAATTTTCGCAAACCTTCCTCGCCGAAGCGGTGGTGCCCACGCTGAAGACGCTGGGTGCCGTTGTCGCCTTTTTGACGCACCCGTCGCTCGAGATTTTCCTGATCGTGTGGGCGGGTTCGGAGATGGCGAGCACGCTCGTCTTCTGGTGGCTCGCCAACCGGTCGTGTCGCCGCGCTTATGGCCGACCCGACGGCCGGCATTGGTGGCGCGTGTGGCGCGACAACAAGGGGCTTCCCGAATTGATGGTCGCATCCAATTTCGGAACCATGGCCTATACGGTGGCGCAGCAACTGCCGGTCTTGCTGGTCGGCTCGTTCGCGGGCGCCACCGAAGCTGGCATCTATCGCCTTGCGCATCAATTGACCCAGTCGATCACGATCATGGCCGGGTTCATCGGCCTCGCCAGTTACACCGAGATGACGAATATCTACGTCAAACAGGGGCTGCGCGGCGTGGCGTCGCTCTATGTCCGGTTGACGCTGATCGCGCTCGGCCTGTTTCTTTTGCTCGCACCGGCAATCGTGCTGCTCGGCAAGCCGCTGTTGCTGCTCATGTCGGGTCCGGCGTTTCTGGGCGCCTATCCGTTCCTACTTGTGCTCGGCCTCGCAGCCTGCCTTCAAATGGCGACAGTCAGCTGCGAACCGATGCTGATGGCGGCCGGACGATCGCGCCTCATCATCGGTATCAGGCTGGCGGGCACGGCCACGCTGATCGCCGCCATTTATCTGATGCTGCCGGAGATGGGCGCGATCGGCGCCGCCTGGTCCAAGGTGCTGGCCGAAACCGTGACCTTGCTGCTGCTGTTCGGCGCCAGCTTCCTCGTCCTTCGCGAAAGCCGGATGCCGTCATGA
- a CDS encoding alpha/beta hydrolase, whose product MIKFLLLIGLLLLLFGGGARAIVAGGAKSLDLADKLLGSGKGARLLLADQPYGRGVRQSLDIWVPEQAQAGDRLPVVVFFYGGGWGSGERQSYGFAGRALANQGFVVVIPDYRLVPRAHWPDFLEDAAAAVAWTHRHIGELGGDPGRIALMGHSAGAYNAVMLALDPVWMRAAKCDASVIRGVAGLAGPYDFLPFEKGGMADRAMGKVRPPEKTQPIHYARGDAPPLWLASGDEDETVRPRNSRNLSAAIERLGGSATLRVYPGMGHTGIVMALAAPFRAKGPVLDEATDFLRGVTARRVAPAAAAQ is encoded by the coding sequence TTGATCAAATTCCTTCTTCTCATCGGCTTGCTCCTGCTGCTGTTCGGCGGCGGAGCCAGGGCGATCGTTGCGGGCGGTGCCAAGTCGCTCGACCTTGCCGACAAGCTGCTCGGCAGCGGCAAGGGCGCGCGCCTGCTCCTTGCGGACCAGCCCTATGGCCGCGGGGTGCGGCAGTCGCTCGATATCTGGGTGCCCGAACAGGCGCAGGCGGGCGACCGGCTGCCGGTCGTGGTCTTCTTCTATGGCGGCGGCTGGGGCAGCGGTGAACGGCAAAGCTATGGCTTCGCCGGCCGGGCGCTGGCCAACCAGGGCTTCGTCGTCGTGATCCCCGATTACCGGCTGGTCCCCAGGGCGCATTGGCCCGACTTTCTGGAGGACGCCGCGGCGGCGGTCGCGTGGACCCACCGCCACATCGGCGAACTGGGCGGCGATCCCGGTCGCATCGCACTGATGGGCCATTCGGCGGGTGCCTATAATGCGGTGATGCTCGCGCTCGATCCGGTATGGATGCGCGCGGCCAAGTGCGACGCGTCGGTGATCCGCGGCGTTGCGGGCCTCGCGGGCCCCTATGATTTCCTGCCGTTCGAAAAGGGCGGCATGGCCGACCGCGCGATGGGCAAGGTGCGCCCGCCCGAAAAGACGCAGCCGATCCACTATGCGCGCGGCGATGCGCCCCCGCTATGGCTGGCAAGCGGTGACGAGGACGAAACGGTGCGTCCGCGCAACAGCCGGAACCTTTCCGCCGCGATCGAACGGCTGGGCGGATCGGCGACGCTGCGCGTCTATCCGGGCATGGGGCACACCGGCATCGTCATGGCGCTTGCGGCCCCCTTTCGCGCGAAAGGGCCGGTGCTCGACGAGGCCACCGACTTTCTGCGCGGCGTGACGGCGCGCCGGGTCGCGCCTGCGGCGGCGGCGCAATGA
- a CDS encoding HAD-IB family hydrolase: MSDAAAPFRIAVYDLDRTVLRMPTFTLFLLWAAARSAPWRLLLAPVFLGLLAGHALGLYSRDALKPAAIALMLGRRLPAERMARLAADFAAWRVPADVQPGARAAIARDRAAGYHLLLATAAPEFYAAALAEALGFDACIATRHRRAADGGWLAALDGTNCYGPEKARRVAEWLAADPQRAAHHMRAYSDHASDAPLFALADEAFAIGRRGRIAKAARDNGWTLMDFGTG, translated from the coding sequence ATGAGCGACGCCGCAGCCCCCTTTCGCATTGCCGTCTATGATCTCGATCGCACCGTGCTGCGAATGCCGACGTTCACGCTCTTCCTTCTGTGGGCGGCCGCGCGCAGCGCGCCATGGCGCCTTCTGCTGGCGCCCGTTTTCCTCGGGCTGCTCGCGGGCCATGCGCTCGGCCTCTACAGCCGCGATGCGTTGAAGCCCGCGGCGATCGCCTTGATGCTCGGGCGGCGACTGCCGGCGGAGCGAATGGCGCGCCTGGCTGCGGACTTTGCCGCCTGGCGCGTTCCCGCCGACGTTCAACCGGGGGCCCGAGCGGCCATCGCCCGCGACCGCGCCGCCGGTTACCATCTGCTGCTGGCAACCGCGGCCCCCGAATTTTACGCAGCCGCCTTGGCCGAGGCGCTGGGCTTCGATGCCTGCATCGCCACCCGGCATCGGCGCGCCGCGGACGGAGGCTGGCTCGCGGCGCTCGACGGCACCAATTGCTATGGGCCGGAAAAGGCGCGCCGCGTCGCCGAATGGCTTGCCGCCGACCCGCAACGCGCCGCGCATCATATGCGCGCCTATTCGGACCATGCGAGCGACGCACCGCTGTTCGCGCTAGCCGACGAGGCCTTTGCGATCGGGCGTCGCGGCCGCATTGCCAAAGCGGCACGCGACAACGGCTGGACGCTGATGGATTTCGGGACGGGCTAG
- a CDS encoding glycosyltransferase family 2 protein, with product MGLSAHIEGGTAGGAPRSERRWLSILIPVYNVEPYLRDCLASLLPQLPPEGVEVILLDDASTDGSLGLCSEICPQSHPQVRLMRHVSNAGLSAARNTMLDAARGDYIWFIDSDDEVMPGSIARLRAIIDRYAPDLVLCDYARGGRHLSSFAGPSGRPSDDRETLLQGVFAQRRLHSWSKIARRSLWGDDLRFPAGRCFEDIATTPWLLLRARTHYHAAEAWVRYRDRPDSIMGSLRRSRGRFDDCRNDDLAMSLAGFDAATREALPAMSDVTRHHIAHFWAKEFTKICWRLLSSSAFHVPWRDLRRKLARYRGMMDAESPIAFATLARLYRSRGHLPRAVVLSACLWLGQADDAR from the coding sequence GTGGGTCTGTCCGCACATATCGAAGGGGGAACCGCAGGCGGTGCGCCACGCAGCGAGCGCCGGTGGCTGAGCATCCTGATCCCCGTCTATAATGTCGAGCCTTATCTGCGTGATTGCCTGGCGTCGCTGTTGCCCCAGCTCCCGCCGGAGGGGGTGGAGGTGATCCTGCTCGACGACGCTTCGACCGATGGCTCACTGGGGCTGTGTAGCGAAATCTGCCCGCAGTCCCACCCGCAAGTCCGGCTGATGCGCCATGTCAGCAACGCGGGATTGAGCGCGGCGCGCAATACGATGCTCGACGCGGCGCGGGGCGATTATATCTGGTTCATCGATTCGGACGATGAAGTCATGCCGGGCTCGATCGCCAGGCTCCGGGCGATTATCGACCGCTATGCGCCTGATCTTGTCCTTTGCGATTACGCGCGCGGCGGCCGGCATCTGAGCAGCTTCGCCGGCCCGTCCGGTCGGCCCAGCGATGATCGGGAGACGTTGCTGCAAGGCGTTTTTGCGCAGCGGCGGCTGCACAGCTGGAGCAAGATCGCGCGCCGGTCGCTCTGGGGTGACGACCTGCGTTTCCCCGCCGGACGATGCTTCGAAGATATAGCGACGACACCGTGGCTGCTGCTCCGGGCCCGAACCCATTATCACGCAGCCGAGGCCTGGGTGCGCTATCGCGACCGTCCCGACAGCATCATGGGGTCGCTGCGCCGGTCGCGGGGACGCTTCGACGATTGCCGGAACGACGATCTGGCAATGAGTCTCGCCGGCTTCGACGCGGCGACGCGCGAGGCGCTGCCCGCCATGAGCGACGTCACCCGGCACCACATCGCGCATTTCTGGGCGAAGGAGTTCACCAAAATCTGCTGGCGGCTCCTGTCGAGCAGCGCCTTTCACGTGCCCTGGCGCGACCTGCGTCGCAAGCTTGCCCGCTACCGCGGCATGATGGACGCCGAATCGCCGATCGCTTTTGCGACGCTCGCGCGCCTTTACAGAAGCCGCGGGCACTTGCCGCGCGCGGTGGTACTATCCGCCTGCCTGTGGCTGGGACAAGCGGACGATGCCAGGTGA